GTGGGGTATTTGGCATGGTATGTTCAGTAGGATTATTAGTTATAACCCAAAAGTTTGCATATGGAATGTTAGGATTACAAACCCCTATCTATTTTATTTTTTCGGTTGGTTTGTATATTTTTGCTATGAATTATTATTATAAAAATCATATTAAAAAACTTCAGGAATCAATCAAAAAATAAAATCATCGAAAAAAAACTCTGGTTTTGGAGTAGTGGCTTTTGTAGGATTGGGTCAACTCATTGCTAATATCAGTCTTGGTTTTGCAACACAAAAGATGGTAGCAATTGTATTAATGTGTGTATACTCCATGTTTTCGTTTATTTTGTTTCATTTCATTATGGAACTCCATAGGTACTATTATTTAAGGAAGCATATAGAAGATGGGGGAAAAGATAGTGATAAATAGGGAGTTTTATAATTATGAACAACATTACATGGATTAATGTAAGTGAGAAAAAAGTTACAGATGAACAAATTGAACAATTAGAAGAGTACTTTGGTATTAAATTTCCTAATGATTTTATTGAGTGTGTAAAGAAATATGATGGTGGCTATCCTACTCCAGATACATTCAATATTCCTAATCAGGATGAAGATTCACTTAATAACCTTTTAACCTTAGACTCTGAGAGAAAAATTTCTATGCTGCAAACATATAATAGTATAAAAGATAGATTGGTAGATAAAGTATATCCTTTTGCTAGAGACCCGTTTGGTAACCTTCTATGCTTTGATTACCGAAATAATCCTCAGTCACCAACAGTCGTATTTTGGGACCATGAGGAAGAAGAAATGGAAGAATCCATCTATCCTGTTTGTTCATCTTTTGCAGAATTACTTGATAGCTTATATGAGTTTGAAGACGAGGACGAATAATTAATTATGAGTAACAAAAGTAAGACTTATGTAAATTACGCATAAGTCTTTTTAATATTATCCCCAAGTTAAGAAGATTGAGGGGGAAAATTCTCATGAATCTAGGGGAGCTAGTTTAAAAGAAATTAAAAGACAATTAAATATACCTAGATTTCAACACCCGATTAGTCAAAAAATGGTACCATTAACAGATAGTAATGGTAAAAGGATATTAAATGATAATAAACAGCCTATTATGACTCGAGAATTAACATATGAAGTAAAAGGTCAAAAAATTATAATTCAAGATCATTCAGAGGGTCATAAGTTTGGAGAAGGTGGAATTGGAGATCAGCCACCGCATCATAATATAAGACCTGAATACAATACACGAACAGGACAGGTAGATGGTATGGAGGATCATTATTATTTTGATAAGAGAAATAAAAAATAGGGAGTATAAAAATGATTGATCAATTTAAATTTTTAAATCCACAAGCGTTAATTAGTATTTTTGGGAAAATACCAAAGTTTGAAGAATCAGAGTTATTAGATGTGCGTCTTAAAAGAGATGGTCCTACTTTAGTTATTCAATTGATGACAAAGGAAAATGTTGAAAACAAGCCAAAACGATGGAACAAGTGGGATGTAATTTATGTAGAGATATCTTTCTTTACTATTCATAATTTAACAATAAAAGGTTTAGGGACAGAAAATATAATTGATTATTTTGAAATAAATACGATAGAAGAAGAAGGTTTATTAAAAATTAAGTGTAAGAATCAAATGTTAGTTGAGTGCTCGTTTGAATGGGCAAAGGTAGAAGGAGTAACCCCAGGCTTAATAGGATTACCGTAATTTTGATGGGAAGTAGATAGTTAATTTTTATAATATTCATATTTTAATGTTTTGGGGTTAAGTCAGGAATTTATAAAGGACATTTGAAACGTTGATAGTGTTGCAAACATATGAAGCGGAAATTACTAAAATTAAGATACGTGATTATATACCTGTATTAGATGATTATGATAGAAGTGTCAAAGGTGAGATTATAATAGGTGGGTATGGTTATAGATTCCGCAGGAGTTTCATTTAAGTTTGAGAAGGAAGCGAGATAATAGAATGCAAAAATTTTCAAAAATAGTTATATGTGTTGGTGCGTTAATAATGATTATACTGGGCATGATTGTACATGATACATGGAAGGATAGGATTTATTTTTCTTTAGCTGTACTTTTTGTTACCGTACTTTCTTTACTATGGAATATAGTTGCTCATAATATTATGGATAAATTTAGAAAAAAGGAGAATAAATAGCTATGAAACTTTTAACGATTGGAACAATAGCAGGGTGGTTTAATTAACATGAAAAAAAGTCTAGATTTTAATAAGAAAGCTTTTGAATATTATATGGCTCTTTATTCTGTAAATGATATAAGATCGACTATAATTACTCTTGTGATTGGGATAGCAGATATATTTGTGCTTTTGCCTGCTTTTGCGAATCCTGTCCAACCGATATATATTTACATAATAGTTCCACCAGTTGCTTTTTTAAATGTATGGGCAATATGGATTGTTATAAATCCTAGGAAGCGGCAATTACAATACACTCTATTTCGTGGGGTATTTGGCATCGTATGTTCAGTAGGATTATTAGTTATAACCCAAAAGTTTGCATATGGAATGTTAGGATTACAAACTCCCATCTATTTTATTTTTTCGGTTGGTTTATATATTTTTGCTTTGAATTATTATTATAAAAATCATATTAAAAAACTTCAGGGACCAATCAAAAAATCAAAGTCATCGAAAAAAAAATTCTGGCTTTGGAGTATTGGCTTTTGTAGGATTGGGTCAACTCATTGCTAATATCAGTCTTGGTTTTGCAACACAAAAGATGGTAGCAATTGTATTAATGTGTGTATACTCCATGCTTTCGTTTATTTTGTGTCATTTCATTATGGAATTCCATAGGTACTATTATTTAAGGAAGCATATAGAAGATGGGGGTAGAACACATGAAACCTTTTAAAGAGGTTTATTGAATTTAAGTATTGTGATTTATGGAAGGAAACAAAAACCTATGGTTAAAGAACCTGTGATGTATGAATATATTGGCTGTTTTTATCCAGAAGGAGGAATGCTGATATGCAAGCATTTAAAGTTGGAAAATTAGTCACATTCGTTGCAATTATAATACTTCTTGTAGTTGCTATTTTATCTCCTTACAACTTATTTAAAAAGATTTATTTTATTATTGGTGTTCTTATTATTGGCGCAATTTCACTTGGTGCAAATAAATTCTTTGAACTGATACACAGTAAATTTAATAAGAAATGATATTACTGGATTACGTGGAACTAAATTAGTCCATCACCATATTGTTGGTGGTCAAGCTGTTGGTGTTCCGCTGCCACTACATCCTGGTTTTGGAGGGATTCATAACGCAGAAAAATCGATTGGAGCATGGGGGAAAAGATGCAGGGGTTGAACCACCCCCATATTCTAATGCAGCACATCACCTAACACCTTGGAATGATAAAAGAGCTATTGAAGCACAAGAATTATTAAAAGAATTTGGAATACACCATGATTCTGCTGCTAATGGAGTATTTTTACCGTATAAAGTAAATGAATATGTGACTACTGAAGTGTTACATATAGGTAACCATTGTACGGATTATATGAAAGAGGTAACTAAGGTACTAAAAGAAGTTAAAGAATATGGTGGTACTCAAGCAGACGCTGTTGCAGCTTTACATGACATAAGAATACGTTTATTAGATGGCAGCTTAAAATTAAATAGCCCGAAATAATTTATGAATAGATTAAATATAAGGGAGAAGGAAAATGAAAATTTGGGAATTGAAGAGCTCATCTAATAACTATGAGTCTTTCCAACTATTAAATTATAAAAAGGATAAGAAATATTTTGAAGGAAAATTCAACTCCACTACAATTTTACTAGATTCATGGGGAGAAATATTTATAAAATGTATAGTTAGTTAAAAGTCTTTGACCAAGAGAAATAGTATGTTTTATTTTTATGATTTTCTCCCAAAAATATATGTTCATAAAACAAGTATAAGAGTATTTTAAAAAGTGTATATCATATAGATGTAAAGTGCAAAATAGTAACTTAAATTAAATACGGCAAGCATAACGCGTTGGTAAGTTTTACTGGCTCCAGCTGAAAATAAAACGCCTATAAGTGGTGCAAATAAACCAATTTTCCAAAAGATATTCGCTGATCCACCTATTTCTAATGTATGTTCATTTACTATAGTTAAAAGAGCATAAGGTACACATATTAAAGATAATATAGCCCATTTGTTCAAAGTGCCACCTCTTTTCGATGTTTTAATAGAAATAATATGAAAAGATTTTTATGATTTTGGAGGTGTATCCTACATATTTGGAATTAGGCTATAGTAAGTTATTATTTGTACTATTAATATATCCACCTATTGTTCCAGTTTCGAAATCATATTCCAATGTTTTCGTTTCATATTCAAATTTCATTACTATTACAACTTTAGTATTATCTTTCCATGAAATTTCATAGAGGTCTGAACTATTAATTATATTAAAATTAGCTACCCTTACTTTTGTTTTCTCTACAAGTTTGTTTTTTTCTTTAAAGTACATTTTTATGTATTTATCATCGGAGAGATGTCCATAAGAAATTCCCGTAATTTCTATTTGATTTGCTTGGTTGGATGACGTATTTTTTACAAGAGGTTTTTCGTTTTCTTGAAAAAACAGCCAATAAATAGGGTATAGAATAAGTATAAAAATGATACTCATACCTAGTAAAAATTTTAATATGCAACCACCAAAATCATGGTCTGCTATTTTATCATTACTTAGCCATTGGCTCATATTAGTTTCACCACTCAACTTTAGTATAATTAGATAGAAAACTTCTAAATGATTTAAATTATCACCTTGTTTAACTTTTTACTAAGAATAGAACGTTAACTACATTTATAAATTATTATCTTCATTTTGGAAATGATTTTTATGTTTCAATTGGTTTAATTTACCACGAAGTGAAACGAACCGCTAGTGTTTTCGAATGATAGCTTTACTTACTATATGTAGAAATATGTGTAAATGGTAGACAGGCTTCAAGTTTTAGTGTAAAAAAATGGCTCAAGTATTATACCGCATTTCAAGGCTTGAAATGAGAGAATACTTGAACTTGGTGTATCTTATAAAGTAGGTATATATTTTTCTTAAGTTGATAGACATGAGATGTTACCCCTATAATCTTCTTTTTTCGTTTCATAATGATTTATTACAAATAATACATGTCATAATCAAAAAAGAAGAGAAGTAGATTTGGATATCTTTTTTGTTATAAAGTTTAAAAACCTCTACATATAAGTAGAGGTTTTTAAATTGCATATTAGTGAATTATGCTTTTTCAAATAAACGAAGATACTAGAATACATAATTTTAACTAGACTTATTATTAACTAATTTATCCCCACCACCAAGCTCCGCCTCAATCTGCGAAGTTTTCGATGACTCATCCATACGCCAATACGTAATAAAGCTGATCGCGATACATCCAGCTACGTAGAAGTAGAAGAGTGATTCCATTCCGATACTTTTTAGCCATAATGCGATGAACTCAGCTGTTCCGCCGAATATCGCGACTGTTAGTGCATATGGTAAACCTACGCCGAGTGCGCGAATTTCAGTTGGGAAGAGTTCTGCTTTTACAATTGCATTAATTGATGTGTAACCAGTAACGATAATGAGACCGACCATCATGAGTAAAAATGCTACGATTGGTTCTGTCGTTTTTTCCATGAAGAAGAAGATCGGTGCTGTTAGTAATGTTCCGAGAATACCGAATGCCATTAATAGTGGGCGGCGTCCAATTTTATCGGATAATAGCCCTGCAATTGGCTGAAGTACGACGAATATAAGTAGTGCGACAAAGTTAATCCAGCTTACAACTTCTTTCGGAAGGCCGACTGTGTTTACCATGAACTTTTGTAAATATGTTGTGTACGTATAAAATGCAACAGTGCCTCCTAATGTTAGGCCGATTACTGTTAATACTGCTTTCGGATGTTTCATAAGAGCGCGAATGGTTCCTGCGCTTTCACGTTTTTGTGATTTTATGTTTGAGAACTGCTCCGACTCATCCATCGTGCGGCGAAGCCATAATACAGCTACTGCGCCCATCGCTCCAATAATGAATGGAATACGCCATCCCCAAGCTTTCATATCTGGTTCGCTTAGTAATTGCTGAAGAACAATTTGAACGCCTAACGCAACCATCTGTCCAGCAACGAGCGTTACATATTGGAAACTTGAATAAAAACCACGGCGTCCACTACTAGCCATTTCAGATAAATACGTTGCGGAAGTTCCGTACTCTCCACCAAGTGATAATCCTTGTAGTAAACGGGCAAGAACTAAAATAATTGGCGCCATAATACCGATACTTTCGTAACTCGGTGTACAGGCAATAATTAAAGAACCACCGGCCATAACCGTAATGGAGAGGGTTAATGCCGCCCGGCGTCCGTGCCGATCTGCATAGCGTCCCATTAATAAACTTCCGATAGGGCGCATTAAAAATCCAACTGCGAAAATAGCTGCTGTGTTCAGTAACTGACTCGTTGGATCGCCTTTAGGAAAGAACTCTGCTGAAAAATAAACAGCGAAAGCAGAGTAAACGTACCAGTCGTACCATTCAATTAAATTACCGACAGAACCTTTGAAAATATTGCCGGCGACTCGATTAGATTTTACTTGAGCCATACTAATTCCTCCTCTTGCTTATAAATAAAATGATAATTATGAAAGCGTGTTCATTGTAGTTGAATTGTACTGTCCTTTAAATAAAATCTCAATATTATGACAATTTTATTCTTTTTGTACTTTATGTACATGGAGAGTTTTAATAGTTGCTTCCTTATTCGTTTTGTCATAATAATAGAAAAAGGAGATTGATAGTTTAGAATATTTTATCAAAGGATATGAAGTATGAAGAAATCACGCAAAGTGTCATTGCAAACGAAAATAGTAAGCTTAATTATTACGTTAATTTTATTTGTCGTTCTCCTGTTAGCGGGAATATTTGTTTACATTCAGTCCGTTGATACGAAGCACCAAGTGGAACAGTTAGCACTGCAAACAGCTAAATCTCTTTCTTTTATGCCAGCTATAAAAGAGGCTTTTCAAAATAACGAACATAAAAGTACTATCCAATCCATTGCGGAACAAGTTCGTGAGCAAGCTGGTGCGGATTATGTAATTGTGGAAGATCGCTATGGGGTTATGTATTCACATTCTAATTCGGAGTTGATTGGTACAAAGAGTAACAACCCGTATAACTATGAGGCACTTACTTTTGGTGGTTATTATACACTCGAAGGAAATGGTACAAGTGGTCCAGCCTTAATGGCAAAGGCACCTATTATTGTTCATAACGGAGACTACGATCAAGTCGTAGGCGTTGTGACAGTAGAGTTTTTAATAAAAGGTATTGAATCTAACATATTGAGTAGAACGAAAGAAATTATCCTCTTTTCATTAGGTGTATTACTAGCTGGAATTGTTGGCGGCATTCTTTTAGCACGTAGTATTCGTAAAGATACACTCGGTTTAGAGCCGAATGAAATCGCAGCGCTATACCGGGAACGAAGCGCGATACTACTATCTATAAAAGAAGGGATTATCGCCATTGATCAAAACGGTTTTATTACGATGATGAACACCTCAGCAGAAGAAATGCTTCATGTAAATGATGATTATATGCAGCAGCACATTTCAAAAGTTTTACCGAATTTTAATATGGAAAGAGTGCTAGAAACCGATCAAGAAATCGCGTTTCAAGATAAAGTGTTTATTTTAAACATGACACCGATACTCGAAAATAATAGTACGGTAGGCGTTGTATGTAGTTTTAGAGATAAAACAGAACTGCAAAACTTAGTGAATACGATATCTGAGGTAAGAAAGTATTCAGAGGACTTACGTGCTCAAACGCATGAATTTACAAATAAACTTTTCGTCTTATCAGGATTACTTCAGTTAGGACAATACAAGGAAGCGATTGAATTTATCCAACAAGAATCTAACATTCATCAAAGCCAAAACCATATTTTATTCCATCAAATTCATGATGCAAAAGTACAAGCAATTTTATTAGGAAAAATCGGAACAGCATCTGAGAAGAAAATCGATTTTCATATTGAAGGAGATAGTGCGCTTCATCCGTTACCAGACCATATAAAAGTTTCACACCTTATTACGATCCTTGGAAACATAATCGACAATGCGTTTGATGCGGTGAGTGAAAGAGAGGAAAAGAGTGTTTCTTTCTTTGTTACGGATATTGGACGCGATATTGTGTTTGAAGTGATAGATAGCGGGATAGGGATACCGGCAGAAAAAA
This DNA window, taken from Bacillus cereus ATCC 14579, encodes the following:
- a CDS encoding AHH domain-containing protein, with the translated sequence MEHGGKDAGVEPPPYSNAAHHLTPWNDKRAIEAQELLKEFGIHHDSAANGVFLPYKVNEYVTTEVLHIGNHCTDYMKEVTKVLKEVKEYGGTQADAVAALHDIRIRLLDGSLKLNSPK
- a CDS encoding ATP-binding protein → MKKSRKVSLQTKIVSLIITLILFVVLLLAGIFVYIQSVDTKHQVEQLALQTAKSLSFMPAIKEAFQNNEHKSTIQSIAEQVREQAGADYVIVEDRYGVMYSHSNSELIGTKSNNPYNYEALTFGGYYTLEGNGTSGPALMAKAPIIVHNGDYDQVVGVVTVEFLIKGIESNILSRTKEIILFSLGVLLAGIVGGILLARSIRKDTLGLEPNEIAALYRERSAILLSIKEGIIAIDQNGFITMMNTSAEEMLHVNDDYMQQHISKVLPNFNMERVLETDQEIAFQDKVFILNMTPILENNSTVGVVCSFRDKTELQNLVNTISEVRKYSEDLRAQTHEFTNKLFVLSGLLQLGQYKEAIEFIQQESNIHQSQNHILFHQIHDAKVQAILLGKIGTASEKKIDFHIEGDSALHPLPDHIKVSHLITILGNIIDNAFDAVSEREEKSVSFFVTDIGRDIVFEVIDSGIGIPAEKITTIFRKGFSTKGTDRGYGLANMKEMVDLLGGTIEIQNEKNGGAIFTIYLPKNIERKYMTNRGMDIC
- a CDS encoding MFS transporter translates to MAQVKSNRVAGNIFKGSVGNLIEWYDWYVYSAFAVYFSAEFFPKGDPTSQLLNTAAIFAVGFLMRPIGSLLMGRYADRHGRRAALTLSITVMAGGSLIIACTPSYESIGIMAPIILVLARLLQGLSLGGEYGTSATYLSEMASSGRRGFYSSFQYVTLVAGQMVALGVQIVLQQLLSEPDMKAWGWRIPFIIGAMGAVAVLWLRRTMDESEQFSNIKSQKRESAGTIRALMKHPKAVLTVIGLTLGGTVAFYTYTTYLQKFMVNTVGLPKEVVSWINFVALLIFVVLQPIAGLLSDKIGRRPLLMAFGILGTLLTAPIFFFMEKTTEPIVAFLLMMVGLIIVTGYTSINAIVKAELFPTEIRALGVGLPYALTVAIFGGTAEFIALWLKSIGMESLFYFYVAGCIAISFITYWRMDESSKTSQIEAELGGGDKLVNNKSS
- a CDS encoding SMI1/KNR4 family protein, with the translated sequence MNNITWINVSEKKVTDEQIEQLEEYFGIKFPNDFIECVKKYDGGYPTPDTFNIPNQDEDSLNNLLTLDSERKISMLQTYNSIKDRLVDKVYPFARDPFGNLLCFDYRNNPQSPTVVFWDHEEEEMEESIYPVCSSFAELLDSLYEFEDEDE
- a CDS encoding immunity 50 family protein — its product is MIDQFKFLNPQALISIFGKIPKFEESELLDVRLKRDGPTLVIQLMTKENVENKPKRWNKWDVIYVEISFFTIHNLTIKGLGTENIIDYFEINTIEEEGLLKIKCKNQMLVECSFEWAKVEGVTPGLIGLP
- a CDS encoding HNH/endonuclease VII fold putative polymorphic toxin yields the protein MTRELTYEVKGQKIIIQDHSEGHKFGEGGIGDQPPHHNIRPEYNTRTGQVDGMEDHYYFDKRNKK